The Streptomonospora litoralis genome window below encodes:
- a CDS encoding CCA tRNA nucleotidyltransferase, which translates to MPNTAFPGESPREPADRSVPTAAGELTDQQRAAIAELFGSIGSVAEELGERFAAGGHELALVGGPVRDALLGRAVHDFDLTTDAVPQTILSLVEGWADAVWTVGIDFGTVGLRKGGLQLEITTYRSESYQPKSRKPEVNYGDSLHDDLLRRDFTVNAMAVRLPEREFVDPFGGLADLVLAGRLRTPGKPEDSFSDDPLRIMRAVRFAAQLGLTPAAEVREAAAAMADRLTIVSAERVRDELTKLMLSSAPRTGVELMVDLGLAAHVLPEIPRMRLEIDEHHRHKDVYDHSLTVLDQAIELEGKRGMEPDLVLRLAALLHDIGKPKTRAFEAGGRVTFHHHEVVGASMSKNRLSALRFSKDVVADVGKLVALHLRFHGYGKGEWTDSAVRRYARDAGDQLQRLHVLTRADCTTRNRRKAAALARAYDDIERRIERLAEEEELDKVRPDLDGNEIQQILDIGPGPMIGKAWRFLLELRLENGPMGKDAAAAELRAWAERHLGESGGSGTQEGE; encoded by the coding sequence GTGCCGAACACAGCGTTTCCAGGTGAATCCCCTCGCGAGCCCGCGGACAGGAGTGTGCCGACCGCAGCCGGCGAGCTCACCGACCAGCAGCGGGCGGCGATAGCCGAACTCTTCGGCTCCATCGGTTCCGTCGCCGAGGAGCTGGGGGAGCGGTTCGCCGCGGGCGGGCACGAGCTCGCGCTGGTAGGCGGTCCCGTCCGCGACGCCCTGCTGGGCCGCGCGGTGCACGACTTCGACCTGACCACCGACGCCGTCCCGCAGACGATCCTCTCGCTGGTCGAGGGCTGGGCCGACGCCGTGTGGACAGTGGGGATCGACTTCGGCACGGTCGGGCTGCGCAAGGGCGGCCTTCAGCTGGAGATCACCACCTACCGCAGCGAGTCCTACCAGCCCAAGTCCCGCAAGCCCGAGGTGAACTACGGCGATTCGCTGCACGACGACCTGCTGCGCCGCGACTTCACCGTCAACGCCATGGCGGTGCGGCTGCCCGAGCGCGAGTTCGTCGACCCCTTCGGCGGGCTGGCCGACCTCGTGCTTGCCGGGCGGCTGCGCACTCCCGGCAAGCCTGAGGACTCCTTCAGTGACGACCCGCTGCGCATCATGCGCGCGGTCCGCTTCGCGGCCCAGCTCGGCCTCACGCCCGCCGCGGAGGTGCGCGAGGCGGCCGCCGCCATGGCCGACCGGCTGACGATCGTCTCGGCCGAACGGGTCCGCGACGAGCTCACCAAGCTGATGCTCAGCAGCGCCCCCCGCACGGGGGTGGAGTTGATGGTCGACCTCGGCCTCGCCGCCCACGTGCTGCCCGAGATCCCGCGCATGCGCCTGGAGATCGACGAGCACCACCGGCACAAGGACGTCTACGACCACTCGCTCACCGTGCTCGACCAGGCGATCGAGCTGGAAGGCAAGCGCGGAATGGAGCCCGATCTCGTGCTGCGGCTGGCGGCGCTGCTGCACGACATCGGCAAGCCCAAGACCCGGGCCTTCGAGGCAGGTGGCCGCGTCACCTTCCACCACCACGAGGTGGTGGGCGCCTCGATGAGCAAGAACCGGCTCAGCGCGCTGCGGTTCTCCAAGGACGTCGTCGCCGACGTCGGCAAGCTGGTGGCCCTGCACCTGCGCTTCCACGGCTACGGCAAGGGCGAGTGGACCGACTCGGCGGTGCGGCGCTACGCGCGCGACGCCGGCGACCAGCTGCAGCGGCTGCACGTCCTCACCCGGGCCGACTGCACCACCCGCAACCGCCGCAAGGCGGCCGCGCTGGCCCGCGCCTACGACGACATCGAGCGCCGGATCGAGCGCCTCGCCGAGGAGGAGGAGCTCGACAAGGTCCGCCCCGACCTCGACGGCAACGAGATCCAGCAGATCCTCGACATCGGCCCCGGCCCGATGATCGGCAAGGCGTGGCGGTTCCTGCTGGAGCTGCGCCTGGAGAACGGCCCGATGGGCAAGGACGCGGCGGCGGCCGAGCTGCGCGCCTGGGCCGAACGCCACCTCGGCGAATCGGGCGGCTCCGGCACGCAGGAGGGCGAGTAG
- a CDS encoding DUF6049 family protein, with translation MRRIVHIGAVVATTAAIVPALAGFTPAQAPVATAADEEGTENAPLVVEEITPKSIGDDSRIRIRGEVTNTTGSRIDEVTVRFSYSAYAFDERSELGEFTSGDGVRPGIEAAEVELDEPLAPGDSAEYTLRADAAELSLSSWGVYPLVVEASDGSGGEIGRQRTFLPYRGGSAPETLDIAWVWPLMDRPQRADEDTFLGDSLTRSLGPDGRLGRLLTIGAQDERVSLEPEDPAEETSPSPLTPSQTPSETPSAAASAAAEDASATAGADSQAGAQDGSQRGPSDEDTGVPLTWVVDPGLLADIDRLTSPHRLVEEPRSATGSGQGAGGAAEDDAGIATTSAQASPEAGIWLDQARAALAEDSLAAAPYASADIAALLRHGLSDDADASVELGREAVERVLQRTADETVAVPRGGLLNTPTREFYQRHGASTFLLREAAMPAESGLGYTPTAQAPVSLGKGEKGTALVADSGLAQVLRQEADGPGEAALAQQRFAAETAMIAAESPGTPRTLLAYPPADWNPSADFARGLLDSSRSLPWLDPVELAGVEPDDSSSGDARKDLVYPERATRSELDKSYLEKVKDVRSRVRLFNSVLVDGEDPFRPAILRLESAAWRREDDLSSPARALVRQAVERDMDKVHIIPTEPVTLASTTGTIAVLIANDLQDQTVRVNLSMLSGNPERLSIGNYQDAIEIGPGGKTTVYVELTARVNGRTMIQMNLHNLNGEPISDEQYLPVHATGMGMQALVISGLGALVLVVALAPRALRKWARNRAGGAAATAAAGPPGGEGDDEDGGDRGTTGSPEPADDRGGAQGEWSGPDAGMQHNEEGSASAPPTGSGSDSPSAPPAQGEDSSGGTGAER, from the coding sequence GTGCGTCGTATCGTCCACATCGGCGCGGTCGTGGCCACGACCGCCGCCATCGTCCCGGCTCTGGCCGGATTCACCCCTGCCCAGGCGCCGGTCGCCACCGCCGCCGACGAGGAGGGCACCGAAAACGCCCCGCTGGTCGTCGAGGAGATCACGCCGAAATCCATCGGGGACGACAGCCGGATCCGGATCCGCGGCGAGGTCACCAACACCACCGGCAGCAGGATCGACGAGGTCACCGTACGGTTCAGCTATTCGGCGTACGCGTTCGACGAGCGCTCCGAACTCGGCGAGTTCACCTCGGGCGACGGCGTACGGCCCGGCATCGAGGCGGCCGAGGTCGAACTGGACGAGCCGCTGGCCCCCGGCGACTCGGCCGAGTACACGCTGCGCGCCGATGCCGCCGAGTTGTCGCTCTCCTCCTGGGGTGTCTACCCCCTGGTGGTGGAGGCTTCCGACGGATCCGGCGGCGAGATCGGCCGGCAGCGGACCTTCCTGCCCTACCGCGGCGGCTCGGCGCCGGAGACCCTCGACATCGCCTGGGTGTGGCCGCTGATGGACCGGCCCCAGCGCGCCGACGAAGACACGTTCCTCGGCGACTCGCTGACCCGGAGCCTTGGCCCCGATGGGCGGCTCGGCCGGCTGCTGACGATCGGCGCCCAGGACGAGCGAGTGAGCCTGGAGCCCGAGGACCCCGCCGAAGAGACCTCCCCGTCGCCGCTCACCCCGTCGCAGACTCCGTCCGAGACCCCGTCTGCCGCCGCTTCCGCGGCCGCCGAGGACGCCTCCGCGACCGCCGGGGCCGATTCGCAGGCCGGCGCGCAGGACGGGTCGCAGCGCGGCCCCTCGGACGAGGACACCGGGGTCCCCCTCACGTGGGTCGTCGACCCCGGGCTGCTGGCCGACATCGACCGGCTCACCTCGCCACACCGGCTCGTGGAGGAGCCGCGTTCGGCGACCGGATCGGGGCAGGGCGCGGGCGGCGCCGCCGAGGACGACGCCGGGATCGCCACCACCTCCGCGCAGGCCAGTCCCGAGGCCGGCATCTGGCTCGACCAGGCCCGCGCGGCGCTGGCGGAGGACTCCCTGGCGGCCGCGCCCTACGCCTCCGCCGACATCGCCGCCCTGCTGCGCCACGGGCTCTCCGACGACGCCGACGCGTCGGTCGAACTGGGCCGCGAGGCGGTCGAGCGGGTGCTGCAGCGCACCGCCGACGAGACCGTCGCCGTGCCCCGGGGCGGCCTGCTGAACACCCCCACCCGCGAGTTCTACCAGCGCCACGGTGCCAGCACGTTCCTGCTGCGTGAGGCCGCCATGCCCGCCGAGTCCGGGCTGGGGTACACGCCCACAGCGCAGGCTCCGGTGTCGCTGGGCAAGGGCGAGAAGGGCACCGCGCTGGTCGCCGACAGCGGACTCGCCCAGGTGCTGCGCCAGGAGGCCGACGGCCCCGGAGAGGCGGCCCTGGCCCAGCAGCGCTTCGCCGCCGAGACCGCCATGATCGCCGCCGAGTCGCCCGGGACTCCGCGCACCCTCCTCGCCTACCCGCCCGCCGACTGGAACCCCAGCGCGGACTTCGCCCGCGGCCTGCTGGACTCCAGCCGGTCGCTGCCCTGGCTCGACCCGGTCGAGCTGGCCGGGGTCGAACCGGACGACTCCTCGTCCGGCGACGCCCGCAAGGACCTCGTCTACCCCGAGCGCGCTACGCGGTCCGAACTCGACAAGTCCTACCTGGAGAAGGTCAAGGACGTGCGCAGCCGGGTCCGGCTGTTCAACAGCGTCCTCGTCGACGGCGAGGACCCCTTCCGCCCGGCGATCCTGCGGCTGGAGTCGGCCGCCTGGCGCCGGGAGGACGACCTCTCCTCCCCTGCGCGCGCCCTGGTGCGCCAGGCGGTCGAACGGGACATGGACAAGGTCCACATCATCCCGACCGAACCCGTGACACTGGCCAGCACGACCGGGACCATCGCCGTCCTCATCGCCAACGACCTGCAGGACCAGACGGTGCGGGTCAACCTGTCCATGCTGTCGGGCAACCCCGAACGCCTGTCCATCGGCAACTACCAGGACGCCATCGAGATCGGCCCCGGCGGCAAGACCACCGTCTACGTGGAGCTGACCGCGCGGGTCAACGGCCGCACGATGATCCAGATGAACCTGCACAACCTCAACGGGGAGCCGATCTCCGACGAGCAGTACCTGCCGGTGCACGCCACGGGGATGGGGATGCAGGCTCTGGTGATCAGCGGGCTCGGCGCTCTCGTGCTCGTCGTCGCGCTGGCGCCGCGCGCCCTGCGCAAGTGGGCGCGCAACCGCGCGGGCGGCGCCGCGGCCACCGCTGCGGCCGGCCCCCCAGGGGGCGAGGGCGACGACGAGGACGGCGGGGACCGCGGCACGACCGGGTCACCCGAACCGGCGGACGACCGCGGCGGCGCGCAGGGCGAGTGGTCGGGCCCGGACGCCGGTATGCAGCACAATGAGGAGGGATCCGCGAGCGCCCCGCCGACCGGCTCCGGCTCCGATTCCCCCTCCGCGCCGCCGGCCCAGGGCGAGGACTCCTCCGGCGGCACCGGCGCCGAACGCTAG
- a CDS encoding MFS transporter — protein sequence MSFYRDLRDVLRGPRFRRLFATRLVSQFGDGVYQAGLAGYVFFAPEQQTTAAEVAAAFAVLLLPFSAVGPFAGVLIDRWSRRQVLVASTLAKGLLAAGTAALVWSGSDGAAFYAGALALLSVNRFVLAALSAALPHVVPRHKLMMANAVTPTCGTFAAFLGAGVGAGLRLLGGGGHTGTALILFGAGVAMALAAPAALTLGRAELGPDLAEQTDRVRTAVRNVAVGLADGARHIWHRRPARYGLATIAGHRLGYGVATLVTLLLYNNTFTAGGVAGFAGFSVALAASAAGFFAGAVSTPWATARVPADAWIALLLGGGCTALVGFGLPFSAVLFPAAAFALGVVSQGVKVSVDTLVQRHVDDAFRGRVFSVYDMLFNAAFVAGAAVAAVAVPPSGVSAGTVAALAAGYAVMAACWTVRARVRRRAGADAARSGE from the coding sequence GTGTCCTTCTACCGCGATCTGCGCGACGTGCTTCGGGGACCGCGGTTCCGCCGCCTGTTCGCCACCCGGCTGGTCTCCCAGTTCGGCGACGGCGTCTACCAGGCCGGACTGGCGGGATACGTCTTCTTCGCGCCCGAGCAGCAAACCACCGCGGCCGAGGTCGCCGCGGCGTTCGCCGTCCTACTGCTGCCGTTCTCCGCCGTCGGCCCCTTCGCCGGTGTCCTTATCGACAGGTGGTCACGTCGACAAGTCCTGGTCGCGTCGACCCTCGCCAAGGGGCTGCTGGCGGCCGGAACCGCCGCGCTGGTGTGGTCGGGCTCCGACGGTGCCGCCTTCTACGCCGGTGCCCTCGCCCTGCTCAGCGTGAACCGCTTCGTGCTGGCCGCGCTCTCCGCGGCGCTGCCGCACGTGGTGCCGCGGCACAAGCTCATGATGGCCAACGCCGTCACCCCGACGTGCGGCACCTTCGCCGCCTTCCTCGGTGCGGGTGTCGGTGCGGGACTGCGCCTGCTCGGCGGCGGCGGGCACACGGGCACCGCGCTGATCCTGTTCGGAGCGGGAGTGGCGATGGCGCTGGCCGCGCCCGCGGCACTCACGCTCGGCCGGGCGGAACTGGGCCCCGACCTCGCCGAGCAGACCGACCGCGTCCGGACCGCGGTACGCAACGTCGCGGTGGGCCTGGCCGACGGGGCGCGCCACATCTGGCACCGGCGCCCGGCGCGCTACGGGCTCGCCACCATCGCCGGTCACCGCCTCGGCTACGGCGTCGCGACGCTGGTCACGCTGCTGCTCTACAACAACACCTTCACCGCCGGCGGCGTGGCCGGGTTCGCCGGGTTCTCCGTGGCGCTGGCGGCCTCGGCCGCCGGGTTCTTCGCCGGCGCGGTGTCGACGCCCTGGGCCACGGCCCGGGTCCCCGCCGACGCCTGGATCGCGCTGCTACTGGGCGGTGGATGTACGGCACTGGTGGGATTCGGCCTGCCGTTCTCCGCCGTCCTCTTCCCAGCGGCGGCATTCGCGCTGGGGGTCGTGTCACAGGGCGTGAAGGTGAGTGTCGACACGCTGGTCCAGCGACATGTCGACGACGCCTTCCGGGGGCGGGTCTTCTCGGTCTACGACATGCTCTTCAACGCCGCCTTCGTCGCCGGAGCCGCCGTGGCCGCGGTAGCGGTGCCGCCGTCAGGGGTCAGCGCCGGAACCGTCGCCGCCCTCGCCGCCGGCTACGCGGTGATGGCGGCCTGCTGGACGGTGCGCGCCCGCGTCCGGCGCCGCGCGGGGGCCGACGCGGCCCGCAGCGGGGAGTGA
- the murJ gene encoding murein biosynthesis integral membrane protein MurJ — protein sequence MATETTNGSDEPPAAGRDPADAAARDGGYAAAQPAEDSADAEAQESAQPEEDGGSGGMMRSSAIMAAGTMVSRVTGFVKAVVIAAALGTQLLGDAYQTAQTIPFIINDLLIGGLIASVLVPLLVKRRMRDADGGVKTENRLFTSAVLVLLAVTTAAILAAEPLIGLYLGDSAPRQSEVSVYLARFLLAQIFFVGLSGLISGMLNTRNRFGAPVWAPVLNNLVIIAVGALFLVVAGAGRTVDTVTQGELVLLGAGTSTGMAVQAVVLIAALWRAGFRWRPRLDLRGSGLGEALRTAGWMFVYTVMTQIGLLITANAVNRAGAASASGGYDVGAGLTAYNFAYTLFQLPYAIIAVSLITVLLPRMSAHAAEQRWSEVRDGFSRTLRMSALVLVPLGLALAIYAVPVATLVFARGNTSAQDAANIGAVLCAMALGLVPFTVFQLMLRVFYAMSDTRTPALISIANVTVHGVLAYTAFRLLPPDVVVIGVAAGFMLSFLSGSVIAGFILSRRLGGLDGRRIGATLLRLHAAAIPSVVVGIGVLWLFSSQVGDGLATDIGAPVVGCLAGALLFLLCARLLVRELSDAVALVRARLGR from the coding sequence GTGGCCACCGAGACCACCAACGGCAGCGACGAACCCCCTGCCGCCGGCCGCGACCCCGCCGACGCGGCCGCCCGGGACGGGGGGTACGCAGCGGCGCAGCCCGCGGAGGACTCCGCCGACGCCGAGGCGCAGGAGTCCGCGCAGCCGGAGGAGGACGGCGGCTCCGGGGGCATGATGCGCTCCAGCGCGATCATGGCCGCGGGCACCATGGTCTCCCGCGTCACCGGATTCGTGAAGGCCGTGGTCATCGCCGCTGCCCTGGGCACCCAGCTGCTCGGCGACGCCTACCAGACCGCGCAGACCATCCCCTTCATCATCAACGACCTGCTCATCGGCGGGCTCATCGCCAGCGTCCTGGTGCCGCTGCTCGTCAAGCGGCGCATGCGCGACGCCGACGGCGGCGTGAAGACCGAGAACCGGCTGTTCACCTCCGCCGTGCTGGTGCTCCTCGCGGTGACGACGGCGGCGATCCTGGCCGCCGAACCGCTCATCGGCCTCTACCTCGGCGACTCCGCACCCCGCCAGTCCGAGGTTTCGGTGTACCTGGCGCGCTTCCTGCTCGCCCAGATCTTCTTCGTGGGGCTGAGCGGCCTGATCAGCGGCATGCTCAACACCCGCAACCGGTTCGGCGCGCCCGTGTGGGCACCCGTGCTGAACAACCTCGTCATCATCGCCGTCGGGGCGCTGTTCCTGGTGGTGGCGGGCGCCGGGCGGACCGTCGACACCGTGACACAGGGGGAGCTGGTGCTGCTGGGCGCCGGCACCTCGACCGGCATGGCCGTGCAGGCGGTCGTCCTGATCGCGGCGCTGTGGCGCGCCGGCTTCCGCTGGCGGCCCCGGTTGGACCTGCGCGGCTCCGGCCTGGGAGAGGCGCTGCGCACCGCAGGCTGGATGTTCGTCTACACCGTGATGACCCAGATCGGCCTGCTGATCACCGCCAACGCGGTCAACCGCGCCGGCGCCGCCAGCGCCAGCGGCGGCTACGACGTCGGCGCCGGGCTGACGGCCTACAACTTCGCCTACACGCTCTTCCAACTGCCCTACGCCATCATCGCGGTCTCTCTGATCACGGTGCTGCTGCCGCGGATGAGCGCCCACGCCGCCGAGCAGCGCTGGTCCGAGGTCCGCGACGGGTTCTCCCGCACGCTGCGGATGTCGGCCCTGGTGCTCGTTCCGCTGGGCCTCGCGCTGGCGATCTACGCGGTACCGGTGGCCACCCTCGTCTTCGCGCGCGGCAACACCTCCGCCCAGGACGCGGCCAACATCGGCGCCGTGCTGTGCGCAATGGCGCTGGGGCTGGTGCCGTTCACCGTCTTCCAGCTGATGCTGCGGGTCTTCTACGCGATGAGCGACACGCGCACGCCCGCCCTGATCAGCATCGCGAACGTGACCGTGCACGGTGTGCTGGCCTACACGGCGTTTCGTCTGCTGCCGCCCGACGTCGTCGTGATCGGGGTCGCCGCCGGGTTCATGCTGTCGTTCCTCTCGGGGTCGGTGATCGCCGGGTTCATCCTCAGCCGCCGACTCGGCGGGCTTGACGGGCGACGCATCGGTGCAACACTGTTGCGGCTGCACGCGGCCGCGATCCCCAGCGTCGTCGTCGGCATCGGCGTCCTGTGGCTGTTCTCCAGCCAGGTCGGCGATGGCCTCGCGACCGACATCGGGGCCCCGGTCGTCGGCTGCCTGGCGGGCG